Within Enterobacter sp. RHBSTW-00175, the genomic segment CGAGTACCGCGAGCGACGGCGCAGCCGGGGGCGATGCGGCGACCGTGGCCGTGTTCGCGGCGGGTGCAGCGGATGCGTTCATGGCGTGTTCTCCGTGCGGTGCTCGGGAAACTCCTGCTCCAGCAAAGCGCGCAGCAGTTCGGCCACGGTCACGCCCCGCGTGAAGGCCGACACCTTGATGCGCGCCCGCATGGCGGGCGTAATGTCGAGGGTCAGGCGGGCCGTGTAGAGGTCGCCCTTGTTGAGCGCATC encodes:
- a CDS encoding chromosome partitioning protein ParB, translating into MTTKPPRSKRVGIGARPPANPHAEAWIRQGDADALNKGDLYTARLTLDITPAMRARIKVSAFTRGVTVAELLRALLEQEFPEHRTENTP